The DNA window ACCAGTGTCGACGCGGTTCAGCAGCGCATTCAGGGCGACTACATACCGTTGTTGAACACATACAATCAGTGCCGCGCCGATCTCGTCCGGCTGTTCGACCGGTTCTACGACAACCCCGACGCCACCCGCCCCGAACGACGTAAACTGGCCCGGCTGATTGTCGACATGGGCGAGGACCTTATTTTCCGGCACGGCTTCGCTGACCTGCGGACTATTGTCGGCAAATACAGTCAGCAGGATATGGACGAGGCCGACGATGCCGCGCAGCAACTGGAGCAGATGAAACAGACGGCTGCGGCTACCTACGGCCTCGATCTGGACGATGTTGATTTCGATACGCCCGACGACCTGATGGCGTATATCGAGCAGCAATTGCGGGAGCGGCAGGCCGAGCAGGAACGGCGCAGCGAACGGACGGAGCAAACCAAGTCGGGTCGCCAGCAGGCCGACGAAGCGAAACAGGCCGCAAAGCTGCAACAGACCACAAAAACCGTGAGGACGCTTTACCGCGAGCTGGTGAAAGCGTACCACCCCGACCTGGAACAGGACGAAGCAGAAAAGATTCGCAAAACGGCGATCATGCAGCAGGTGACAGACGCCTATGAAAAGGGCGATCTAATGGCGCTACTCCGGCTACAACTCACGCTCAGCGAACTCGATCAGGACCGCGTCAGCAACCTCGCCGACGAGCCGCTGCGCCATTACAACAACCTGCTGAAACAGCAGATCGACCGCCTGACGGAAGAACTGACGGAACGACAACAGTATATGGCGTCGCTGCTCGGCCGACCGCTGAGCAGTGTACAGTCGGCATTCGGGCTGGACATCAGCATCGGCGAAGCGGTCAATTCGCTGAAACGCGACGTAAAGTCAATCAAAAGCCAGCTCAAAAGCCTGACCCAGCCCGCCTTCCTGAAAGCGTGGCTTCAGTCGTATTATGGGTGATAATGTGAGCGTTTTGTCATTCCGAGCCTGCGAGGAATCTTCGGTAGTAGCAGTGTAAGCCGCCTGTTGCCGAAGATTCCTCGCAGGCTCGGAATGACAAACTATTCCTACCCCAGAATTTTCATTTTAATCGGGTCCCAGCCGACGACCTTTTTCTGGAAATAGCTGATGTTGCCGCACTGCGTTGGGCCGCAGGCGCGCAGGCCGAAAGTTGCGTCTTCCACGTTCGGCGTCTTGTTGCGGATCGAGCTAAAGAAGTTGGCGAAGTGCTCATAGCGGTCGCCTTTGTAATCCTTCGGAAAGGTATACTTGAACTCCTTCGGGCCGTCCAGTTCGGGGTGTGGCGGATACTTGGCCGCGTACTCTTTCAGATACAATTCCTTTTGATCCTTCGGAAAATTATCGACCGACAAACCGGGTGCCTTCGGAAATTTATTCCGACGCACGGTCAGCGTGTCGAAGCCCAGCGACAGGTCGCCCTCCGTTCCGACGATCCGCACCAGGTAGCCCCCGCCCCCACCGTCGACGAAGTTCGAGCGGGTTGTCAGGTTAAACTCCGGGTGTTCAGCCGTTTTGGGGTAATCGTAGATGCTCAGCTGAATATCAGGTACGTCGCGACCATCTTTCCAGTAACGGGTACCGCCACTCGAATACACGCGGGTTGGCCCTTTCGAGCCGGTAATCGAGTGCAGCGAGGTGAGCAGGTGAACGTACAGGTCGCCTGCGATACCGGTACCGTAGTCCTGATAGTTGCGCCAGCGAAAGAAGCGGAGCGGATCCCACGCCCGTTTAGGGGCCGTGCCCAGATAAGTATCCCAGTCGACGGTTTGGGGCGATGCATCGGGCGGAATCGAGTATTGCCACGCGCCCATTGCACTATGCCGATCGTACTGCGCTTCAGCAAAAACGAGTTCACCAATATCACCCGCTTTCAGCAGTTCACGCGCCTTGGCCACGATGATCGAACTACCAAACTGGCTGCCGACCTGAAACACTTTACCCGTTTCCTGCGACACCTTAATCAGCGTGTGGCCATCTTCGACCTTCTGCACCATCGGCTTTTCGCAGTACACGTGCTTGCCCTTCCGCATGGCGTCAGACGAGATCTTTTCGTGCCAGTGGTCGGTAGTCGCGTTGATAACAGCGTCCACATCCTGCCGGTCGATGATCTCACGATAGTCGCGGGTCACGGCCAGTCCTTCGCCCCACAGTTCTTTGGCCCGGCGCAGTCGGCCGTCGTAGAGGTCGCAGGCGGCAACCATCTCGATACCGTCGAGCATCAGGGCCGTCTGTGTGTCGCCGATACCCATGCCGCCCGTCCCGATCAGGGCGATGCGAATTTTATCGTTGGCGGCCGTACTGGCGTGGTTACGAATCAGATTGAGATACTGGGGAGCAGCAACAGGCGTGCTGGCTAATGCAGCTGGGGCGGCAGCGGCAGCGGTTCCGGCGATACCCAGCGTCTTGAGAAACGACCGGCGCGAGGAGTTGCCAGTCGGTTGTTCAGGATGTGTTTCGTTCATGCGGTTTGAGTAGGAAAACCTAAAGATACGAAACTGTATGTGACAGGATTACAGGATAAACAGGATTTTAGCGGAACCGCTAATGCCAGAATTTTCTTGGACGGGATTACAGCCGGGCCGCCGGGCGGATTGACAGGATGTAAGAGAAATAGTCCTGTTAATCCGCCCGGCGGCCCGGCTGTAATCCCGTCTATAAAAATCTAGTCGATAGCGAAGCGCAGAATCCACTGCCCAACGGTGCTGTTGGTAACGGCGAAGATGATGTTGGGAAATAGACCCAGTACCAGCGAAAGCAGGCCTAGCGGAATCAGCAATAGCCGTTCGCGGGCGGTCAGGTCGGTCAGGATGTGCTTCGCGTCGGTCGTGCTTGTTTCGTGGCGCGACCAGAACCGGCCGAAAAACATCCGCTGCATCGTCCAGAGAAAGTACGCAGCTGCCAGCCCGATACCCAGCACCGACACGGCCGTGATCCAGCCCGGCAACCACACCGACTGGAAGCTACCCATCAGCGTAAACAGTTCACCGACAAAACCTGAAAAGCCCGGAAGGCCCAGCGATCCGAAGAACGCGATAGCCGTCAGTACGGCGTACTTCGGCATCGGTTCAAGCAAACCCCGGTACGAGTCGATGCGCCGGTCGTGGGTGCGGTCATAAACAACGCCGGTCAGCAGAAACAGCATCGCCGACAGTACGCCGTGACTTACCATCTGGTAAATGGCCCCGTTGACACCCTCAGCCGTCAGCGACGCGACGCCCAGCAGCACGAAGCCCATGTGCGATACCGACGAGTAGGCAATCATCTTTTTGAGGTCGTACTGCGCCAGCGCGTTTAACCCGCCGTACACAATCGACAACGCACCCAGCCCCGCCAGTATGGGTGCGTACTGCGCAGCCCCGTCCGGGAAAAACGACCAGGCAATTCGCAGAAAACCGTAGCCGCCAATCTTGAGCAGCACCCCCGCCAGCACGACCGACACCGGCGTTGGTGCTTCGACGTGCGCGTCGGGCAACCACGTATGCAGCGGTACGATGGGTAGTTTGATGGCAAAGCCGATAAAGATGGCCCAGAACGCCAGCATCCGGGCGGGCAAACCCAGCACGATGGGTTCAGCTGCCGGGTTCAGAAAGGCGGTAGGCAGGTAGTTAGCCCCGTCGGCGAGGTAGCGCATATCGAATGTATGCACGATCTGCGCGGGGTTGAGCTGCCCGTTCTGCATATGCCCCTGCACGATACGTACCACCTCCGGCGTCACCTCCGATGGGTCACTGACGAAACCTGCCAGCACCGCCGTACTGACCGGGTCCATCGCCGACAGGTACAGCCCGATCATTACGAGCAGAATCAGCAGCGAACCCGCCAGGGTGTACAGAAAAAATTTGATCGATGCGTATTCCCGGCGCGGGCCACCCCACAGGCCGATCAGGAAGTACATCGGCAGGAGCATGAACTCGAAGAACAGGAAAAACAGGAAGAAGTCGAGCGCGACGAAGCAACCCATGACCGTTCCCGTCAGGAGCAAATACAAAGCGTAATAGGCTTTGAGCCGGTGCGTCATGTTCCACGACGAGATAACGCCCACCAGCATAACCACCGCCGACAGCACTACCAGTGGCAGGTTCATCCCGTCGACACCGACCAGATAATCGATCGACGCGACGCCCAGACTACCCAGCGGCAGCGTAATCCAGTCGGCCTGTTCGAGCCACTGATAATCAGGCCGGGCCGTATCGAAGCCAGCCGCCAAAGCCCCCGCCAGCACGACTTCGGCCAGCGTCACGCCCAGCGCAATCCAGCGAAACCGCTCCGCCTGCGAATCGGGCAGCAGCGCAATCAGCAACGCACTCAGTAACGGTAAAAATATCAGTAACGAAAGCAGCATCCTTAAGTTAGTTTAAGGTTTAAAGTCTAACGTTTAAGGTTGTTGCTCTCACCCGGATCACTGCCATCGGAAGAACGTTGAACCTTAAACCGCCCGGCGGCCCGGCACAAACCTTAAACCCCTCTACAACACCCACCACAGCACCAGCAGCAGGCCAACGACGGCGACGGTGATGTACGACTGTACACGGCCGTTCTGCACCGAACGCAGCAGTTGCCCCGTTCGGCCGGCCAGCCAGGCGGCACCGTTGACGATGCCGTCGACGCCAAAGCGGTCGGTCAGGCTCATCAGGTGGGCCAGCACAACCGTACTGACGCCCGCCCCGTTGACAACCCCATCGACCGCCCGCTGATCGGTGCGGTTCAGCAAAGCCGCCAGCTTCAGCAGTGGGTTAATAAACACGTATTTGTAAATCGTATCGAGAAAACCGTATTCCACCGACAACAGCACGTAGCCTTTGTCGTGCGCCGGTTCGCGCAGCCGGAAACCCAGCCAGCCACCTGCCAGTACCAGCCCGATTGATACGGGTGCCAGCCAGACCAGTTCCGGCTCGGCCACCGGCGGCAGAATCGTCCAGAACCAGCTAGTATGCGCGCTGAACGGGTTGACCGAAAACCAGATAAACACCGACAGCCCCGCCAGCAACAGCATTGGCCCGCGCATGAGCCAGTCGGCGTCGTGAACACCCGACAGCGGCAGTTCCGTTTGGCGGTAATTACCGAAGAAGACGAGCCGCAGTTGCCGCGCCATGTACAGAGCCGTCAGCCCCGACGACAGCAGTAGCAACACCGGAATCAGTCCGGCGAGCCCACCCTGCTCGGAGGCCCAGCCAAACGCGCCACCAATAATCGCTTCTTTGGACAGAAACCCAGAGAAAAACGGCAATCCCGCCAGTGCTGCCGTGCAGATCGCATAGACAGCAAACGTAACCGGCATCGCTTTCCGCAACCCGCCCATCTGCCGCATATCCTGCGTATGCACAGCGTGGATGACGGCACCGGCACTCAGAAACAAGCCCGCTTTGAAGAAGGCATGGGTCAGCAGATGGAACATCGCCCCGCCGACGTTACCCGTTCCCATCCCGGCTACCATCAGGCCCAGTTGCGAGACGGTCGAGAAGGCCAGTACTTTCTTGATGTCGTTTTGAAAAAGAGCCGAATAACCGCCCCAAATCGTCGTGATCGTACCAACCAGCGTAATGACGACCAGTGCGTCAGGTGAGAGCAGTGGGTGAATGCGGGCCAGCAGGAAGATACCGGCCGCGACCATCGTAGCTGCGTGCAACAGGGCCGATACGGGCGTGGGGCCTTCCATCGCGTCGGGCAGCCAGGTCAGCAGCGGAAACTGCGCCGACTTACCCACGCAACCCATAAACAGGCACAGCCCCGCCAGTGTCGGTAGCGGACCGGCTGCGGTCGCCAGATCGAGGTCGAGCGAACCCGTCCAGATGTACGTCAGGAAGATACCGAGCAGGAAACCCATATCGCCGATGCGGTTCATCAGAAACGCTTTCATGGCCGCCTTGCTGGCCGACGGCCGGTCGGTGTAGAAGCCGATGAGCAGGTACGACGCCAGCCCGACAAGTTCCCAGAAGATGTACAGTACCAGCAGATTACCGGCCAACACGATACCGAGCATGGCCCCGACGAACAGTTGCAGATACGCGAAATAGCGCGGCTGATCGGGTTCGTCGTGCAGATACGACAGCGAATAAATCTGGACCAGCAGCGCCACGAAATGCACCAGCCCAAGCATCATCAGACTCAGGCTGTCCAGCCGGAATGACAAAACAAACGAAGTATTGGGGAACGTCGCCCAGTCGAGCCGGACGGTCAGCGGTTCGGCCAATGCGTTTGCCGCCAGCAGACCCGTCAGCACCAGACCTGTGGTTGTCAGGGCAATAGCCAAGCCGCCAGCCAGCCGCCGACTCGCCATACCAGTCACCAACGCGCCCGCGAAGGGGAGCAGCAGCAGAACCAGCGGTTGAGTAGCGAACGGCATAAGTGGTGATAAATGTGGCCGCAAATATCCCCATTCAAGTGTGGGGAAACAAACCCAGAACCGAACATCATTAAGTCACCACTTTTTGTACTTTTATCCCTCCGCACAAATAGCCTACTAACATATGACAAGTACATCTACAGCCATCAATCTTCCCTGGACCGAATCACCATTTTTCGCGCAGGAATTACAGAACACTACCCTTTCCCCGGAGCAGGCCGAACAGGCCCGCCGGTATTCCGAAGACGGCTTTCTAATCTTCGACCCGCAGATCGACCCGACCATTCTTGAGGCCGCGCTGACCGATGTCGATCCGCTCTACAAGGGTGAGTTACGCCTACAGGACGGGTGGCGGACGGTTCCGGCCGTGCAGCAGATTGCAGCCGCGCCGAGAATCATGGAAACGTTACGGATGCTATACCGTCGGGAGCCAATTCCGTTTCAGACGCTCAACTTTCCCGTCGGCACGCAGCAGCGCACCCACTCCGATTCCATCCACTTCAACTCCATTCCGCAGCGGTTCATGTGTGGCGTATGGGTCGCGCTGGAAGACGTCAGCGATGGCAACGGCCCCCTGCATTATTATCCCGGCAGCCACCGACTACCGTTCTACGATCTAATCGATCTCGGCCTGAAAGGATCGGAAGCACAAACAGTCGAGGAGATATACGGCAGAACGTACAAAGAATACGAAGAGCGACTCGATTCCATCATTCAGGCGCAGGGGCTGAAGAAAGCCATCCTGAACATGAAAAAGGGCATGGCGATTATTTGGTCGGCCAATCTGCTGCACGGGGGTGAAAAAATCCTGACGCCCGGCAGTACCCGCCACAGTCAGGTGACGCACTACTTTTTCGAGAACTGCGTCTACTACACCCCGCTCCGCTCCGACGCAACGATTGATAAACTCTACGTTCGCAAAATCACCAACATTGCCACCGGCCAGCCTGTCGACAATAAGTATTTCGATCAATCGCTGGCCTACGAAGCCGAGGGCTATGCCAAACGGTATACCATACCCCTCAAAATCCGGCAACTCGGCCGCTTCGTACCCGGCTTCCTGATTCGGATGGTGAAAAAGTGAGTTTAACGTCTAAAGTTCAAGGTTTAAAGTTGCCATCATCCGACAACTTTAAACCTTGAACTTTAGACGTTAAACCAGAGACTTACCTCGTCTTCAGCCAGCCCGTCAGGCTCAGGCGCTCGCGGGTGGCGGGGCGGACTTCGTGTTCGAGCCGGTCGCTTTCAAAACACACCAGCCGACCACCGATTGGGGTGACCAGTTCGGTTTGTTCGGAGCCGTCGGGTTGGAGAAGGAATAGTGCCAGTTGCCCGCCGTCGGTATCCTGCCAGTCGGTGTTGAGGTAGCAGATGACCGAGAGTTTCCGGCGCGAGTCGCTGCGGAAGCGGTCGAGGTGACGCTGGTAGCCCGTGCCGGCCGGGTACAGCGCGTAATGAAATTCACCCTCCTGCAAACCGAGGTAACAGGTGCGGTTTACGTAGTCGATAAACTGATTAATGCGGTCGAGGAAGACGACTTCGTCGGATGTAGCGGTAGCTTCATCGATCCAGAGAATTTCATCGCCCCGGATACTTTTCTCAACCACGACAGACTGATTACCGATTGCCGCCTGCCGAAACTGACCGGCTTCGTAGCGTGTACGCAGTTGCGTTGCCAGCGCAGCGGTTTCGTCGGCCGATAAAAAATTATCGACGATACCATAGCCGTTGGCCAGTATACCGTCGATGATGGGTTCAAAATCAGGAGTCATACGTCCGTCGAACGCGACCGTTACTGCTTGAGTTCGTTCAGATCGTCGAGCTGGGCGGTTCGGAAGTGGCGGTATACCTGCAAGACAATCGCCAGTGCCACCGCCGACTCAGCAGCGGCAACCACCATCACAAACAGACTCAGCATCTGCCCCTGCAAGCGGTTGGGGTCGTACTGACTAAACGCGACCAGGTTAATATTGACCGCGTTGAGCATCAGTTCGATACCCATCAGCACGACGATAGCGTGACGCTTGACCAGCACCACCGCCAGCCCAATGCTAAACAGGGCCGCCCCCACGATCAGAAACAAATGGCTATCAACGGGATGCATTGGTGCGTTTAACGTTTGATGTTCAAGGTTTAAGGTTGTGCTCAACAAATAATCTTAAACCTTGAACGGTAGACTTTAAACCCCAAAATTACACATCACAAATCATAACCCCTTCTTTCAGGCTCTTCAGTGGGTCGCGTTTGGGGATGAATTCCTGGGCAACGTAGCCTTTGAAGCCGGTGTCGACAATGGCGCGCATCACGGCGGGGTAGTAGATCTCCTGCGTTTCGTCGATCTCGTTCCGGCCCGGATTGCCGCCCGTATGGTAATGGCCGATGTATTGGCTGTACTTGCGGATCGTGCGGATGATGTCGCCTTCCATAATCTGCATGTGGTAGATGTCGTACAGCAGCTTGAAGTTGTTCGACCCGACGCGCTGACACAGATCGGCCCCCCAGGCGGTGTGGTCGCACATATAATCTTTGTGGTCGACCTTGCTGTTGAGGAGTTCCATAATCATCGTGATACCGTACTTCTCGGCACTGGGCATCAGCCGTTTCAGACCCACGGCGCAGTTTTTCGCCCCCTCTTCGTCGCTCATCCCCCGGCGGTTACCCGAAAAGCAGATAATTGTGCTGTACCCGGCTTCTTTCAGCTTCGGGAAAATGGCTTCGTAGCTGGCTACCAGTTCATCGTGGTATTTCGGATCGTTGAACCCTTCCGTAATCCCCTTCCCGGCACCCTGCGGCAAGGCCGACGTCAGGCCGTGCTTTTTCAGAATCGGCCAGTCCTGCGGATCAACCAGCTCAATCGACTTGATGCCCATGCCTTTAGCCACCACGCACAACTCCTCAAACGGGATTTTGCTGTAGCACCACCGGCAGAACGAATGGTTGATGTTGCCTTTCAGCTTCGGTGCAGTATCCATCGGATTGGCGGTAGCCAGCGAGGTTGTCAGGGCGGGCAGAGCTAATGCGCTGCCGGTAATGGTTTTAAGAGCCGAACGGCGGGAAGGTTTCATATACTGTTGACTGATTGAATGACGGAATGATAGAATGACGAAACGGTTGAAGAAGCTGCATTGACTTCATTCAACCATTCAGTCATTCTATCACTCAAAACTAAAGCTCGCGAATGCGGATGTTGCGGAACCACACCTGATCCCCGTGGTCCTGGAGCGCGATGTGGCCGACCGGGTATTTGCCGAAGCCTTCCCAATCTTTGAACTTGCTATTAGCCACCATCTTGTCCCACTCAGGGCCGCTGGTTGGGTAGTCGGCGGTTTTTTTACCGTTCAGGTACTGTTCCGCGTGGCCATTGCTGATAACGAGCCGGGCTTTGTTCCACTCCCCGGCGGGTTTGGCCGCGTTGGGCGTCACGGGCTTTTGCAGATCGTACAGCGCACCGGCCGTGCGGTTACCGTCCTTACCCATCTTGGCGTCAGGGTGACGCTCGTTGTCGAGCACCTGCATTTCCGGTCCAGTGCGGTAGGTAGCCGGGTATTTCGGGTCTTCGTTGACGTGGTAAATAATGCCGCTGTTGGCCCCTTCCGCGATTTTCCACTCCAGTTCGAGTTCAAAATCACCGTATTCTTTGTCGGTTACGAGGTCACCGGCACCCCGGCCACCGGCGTAGTGAATGGCACCATCCTCGACGGTCCACTTGTCGGATACGGGCTGACCCGCTTTGAGGTAGGTATGCCAGCCTTTCAGGTCTTTACCGTCGAACAGGTTTTCCCACTTGCCCTTGGGTGGCTTTGCGGTCGAAGTTGCCTGTGTGTGTTGGCTAAACGTGAGTGCCAGGGCCAGCAGGCCAGCGGCTGATAAACGGAGGTAGTTCATGGTAGTTTAACGGTTGAGATTATTAGTTTAAGGTTTGATGTTTAACGTTCAAGGTTGCGGAGCTATTTCGCCGAAAAACCTTAAACATTGAACTACAAACCTTAAACTCAATAAGAACTATTCGGCTAGAATCTCCTTTAGAAACGCCCGAAACTTGTCGGCGAACTCAGGGCGTTTGAGCGCAAATTCGACTGTTGTCTTCAGGAAATCGAGTTTATTACCGATGTCGTGGCGCTTGCCTTCAATGCGGTGGGCGTACAGATTTTCGCGCCGGAGCAGCAGCAGCATCGCGTCGGTAAGCTGGATTTCGTTGTTCTTCCCGGCGGGTGTCTGGTCGAGCATATCGAAAATGTCGGGTGTCAGCACGTAGCGACCGGCAATAGCGAGGTTCGACGGAGCTTCGCTCAGAGCCGGTTTTTCGACCAGCGTATCGAGTTGCAGAATCCGGTCGCTGAGCGTCGTACCACCGACGATGCCGTAGCGGTTCACTTTGTCGTGCGGCACTTCCTCCACTGCAATCACCGACCCGCCGTACTGCGCGTACGTATCGATCAGTTGCTGCGTTACGGGGATCACTGAATCCATAATCGTGTCGCCCAGCAGTACCGCAAACGGTTCGTTGCCGACGTGATGCCGGGCGTACCGGATGGCGTCGCCCAGCCCGTTGAGCTCACGCTGCCGAACGTAGTGCAGATTCGCCATGTCCGACAGTCGACGCATCTCATCGAGCAGTAGCTGATCTTCCTTTTCTTCGAGTCGGGTTTCGAGTTCGTGGTTGCGGTCGAAGTGATCTTCGATGGCCCGCTTACCTTTCCCGGTGATAATCAGGATGTCTTCGATACCCGAATCAACGGCTTCCTGCACCACGTATTGAATCGTGGGCCGGTCGATGATCGGCAACATTTCTTTCGGCTGCGCCTTCGTGGCGGGCAGAAACCGGGTTCCAAACCCAGCAGCAGGTATAACGGCTTTCTTGATCATTGTCGAATGATAGAATGATTGAGTGATAGAATGAGTGAGTGATAGAATGAGTGAATGCCTTGCGCCAGCCTATTCAATCATTCAATAATTCTATCATTCAACATTAAACCACGTATGGCTTGATAACGCGGGCGTTGATTTTTTTGAGGCTGACAAACAGGCGGTTGAGCATGGCGTCGTCGCGGTAGATACCGATGATCGTGCCGCCCGAACCGGCAAACGAAGCCGACGCTCCGCACGAACGGGCGGTGTCGATCAGGCTGCGGTTGCGCTCGTTGATGGTATAAATACGGGTGCGCAGATCGAAATTATGGTTGACCAGTTCGTTCAGCAGCGGCAGATTTTGTCCAGCAATCGCGTCGCGGCCCTGCCGGGCCAGATCAGCGATTTCAGCCAGCGTGTTCACCACCAGTTCTTCCCCTTTCAGCCACCGCGTCCGCACGTCGTTGTGTATCCGGCCCGACTGTTTTCCGAGATCGGTGTTGTAGGCGATGTACAGTTTGGGCAGCAGTCGGGCGTCGACGGGTTCGTAATCGCCGTATCCCTGTCGGTCCATGATCGACTGGTCGAAGTTCATGTACACGCAGCCTTCGTAGCACTGAATAACGCGGTCCTGCAAACCAGCCGTGATGCCCAGCTCTTCCGACTCTGTGGCCAACACCAGATTAGGCAGCACCGGCAGCGGTATTTCGACCTGATAAAACTGCATCAGCGCCCGGAACGTCGCGACGATGATCGCGCTGGAACCGGACAGCCCGACCTGCCGGGGAATGGACGTGTTATACCGAATCGAAAAGTTATGATTCGGTAGCCGGATGCGCTCCGCTTCGCAGTATTCCGCAAATTTTTTGATCGCAGCTTTTACCAGCGGTACCCCGCCGTGGTAGCCCAGCGTGCTGACGGCATCGCGCAGGTGGTGCAGACTACGAAACACGTTACCGTCCTGCGGCTGTGATTCGATGTGCAGTTCAGGCGAGGGATAGAGCGTAACCGATGCGCCGAAGTTGCGCACCGACACGGCAATAGTTTTACCGAAAAATCCGTCGGAAGGGTTGCCCAGCAGCCCGGCACGGGCGTAGGCACGAGTTTCAATCAGCACTGGCGAAGCGTAAAAAACGAGTGTGGGAGCGTAAAGAATGGGTCAAGTTTACAAACAAAGACGATTACGACTCGCGACTTACTCAAAAAAATAAGCGACCGGAACACGTGGCTCCGGTCGCTTT is part of the Spirosoma rhododendri genome and encodes:
- a CDS encoding 3-keto-disaccharide hydrolase — translated: MNYLRLSAAGLLALALTFSQHTQATSTAKPPKGKWENLFDGKDLKGWHTYLKAGQPVSDKWTVEDGAIHYAGGRGAGDLVTDKEYGDFELELEWKIAEGANSGIIYHVNEDPKYPATYRTGPEMQVLDNERHPDAKMGKDGNRTAGALYDLQKPVTPNAAKPAGEWNKARLVISNGHAEQYLNGKKTADYPTSGPEWDKMVANSKFKDWEGFGKYPVGHIALQDHGDQVWFRNIRIREL
- the galU gene encoding UTP--glucose-1-phosphate uridylyltransferase GalU; translation: MIKKAVIPAAGFGTRFLPATKAQPKEMLPIIDRPTIQYVVQEAVDSGIEDILIITGKGKRAIEDHFDRNHELETRLEEKEDQLLLDEMRRLSDMANLHYVRQRELNGLGDAIRYARHHVGNEPFAVLLGDTIMDSVIPVTQQLIDTYAQYGGSVIAVEEVPHDKVNRYGIVGGTTLSDRILQLDTLVEKPALSEAPSNLAIAGRYVLTPDIFDMLDQTPAGKNNEIQLTDAMLLLLRRENLYAHRIEGKRHDIGNKLDFLKTTVEFALKRPEFADKFRAFLKEILAE
- a CDS encoding mevalonate kinase family protein, producing the protein MLIETRAYARAGLLGNPSDGFFGKTIAVSVRNFGASVTLYPSPELHIESQPQDGNVFRSLHHLRDAVSTLGYHGGVPLVKAAIKKFAEYCEAERIRLPNHNFSIRYNTSIPRQVGLSGSSAIIVATFRALMQFYQVEIPLPVLPNLVLATESEELGITAGLQDRVIQCYEGCVYMNFDQSIMDRQGYGDYEPVDARLLPKLYIAYNTDLGKQSGRIHNDVRTRWLKGEELVVNTLAEIADLARQGRDAIAGQNLPLLNELVNHNFDLRTRIYTINERNRSLIDTARSCGASASFAGSGGTIIGIYRDDAMLNRLFVSLKKINARVIKPYVV